The following proteins come from a genomic window of Lolium rigidum isolate FL_2022 chromosome 5, APGP_CSIRO_Lrig_0.1, whole genome shotgun sequence:
- the LOC124658156 gene encoding nucleobase-ascorbate transporter 3-like, protein MGEMNQPPPPPVGVPPPMGMGMGMQPMMNPPVGAGAMHPPHEQFHHLAYCVHSNPSWVQVAGLAFLHYLVMLGSTVMLASTIVPAMGGRPGDKARVIQSFLFMSGINTLLQTLVGTRLPTIMNASFAFVIPVLSIAKEVESQNLADNHERFRTTMRTIQGALIVSSILNMILGYSRVWGAYAKKFSPVIMTPVVCVVGLGLFQIGFPQVGKCVEIGLPMLILAIVVQQYVPHYFRHMHDRTSFLFERYSLLLCISIVWAFAAILTAAGAYNRVSLKTQQHCRTDKSFLMSSAPWIKIPFPFQWGMPIFTAGHSFGMMGAVLVSAFESTGAHFATARLAGATPPPAHVLSRSIGLQGIGQFLEGMFGAPAGSSVSVENIGLLGLTKVGSRRVIQISTGFMIFFSIFGKFGAFFASIPLPIFAAIYCILFGIVAAVGVSFGQFQNNNSIRNIYIIGLSLFLGISIPQYFSEYTASAGRGPAHTNAGWFNDIINTVFGSGPTVALIVASGLDNTLEVRGHEADRGLSWFIPFLRRRKGYSDPRNEEFYSYPIRVHDFIPSRFL, encoded by the exons ATGGGCGAGATgaaccagccgccgccgccgccggtgggcgTGCCTCCGCcgatggggatggggatggggatgCAGCCCATGATGAACCCACCGGTCGGCGCAGGAGCCATGCACCCGCCCCACGAGCAGTTCCACCATCTCGCCTACTGCGTCCACTCCAATCCTTCTTGGG TTCAGGTGGCGGGGCTCGCGTTCCTCCACTATCTTGTAATGTTGGGCTCTACCGTCATGCTCGCGTCAACTATTGTTCCTGCAATGGGTGGTAGACCT GGTGATAAGGCTCGTGTTATTCAGTCATTCCTGTTTATGAGTGGCATCAATACTCTGCTCCAAACACTTGTTGGGACACGACTTCCAAcaattatgaatgcttcatttgcATTTGTTATCCCAGTGTTGTCAATAGCCAAAGAGGTTGAGTCACAAAATTTAGCAGATAATCATGAG AGATTTCGTACCACAATGAGAACAATTCAAGGGGCTCTAATTGTTTCTTCTATCCTAAACATGATTCTTGGATACAGCAGAGTGTGGGGGGCATATGCCAA GAAGTTCAGTCCTGTAATAATGACCCCTGTTGTTTGCGTCGTTGGTCTTGGACTATTTCAAATTGGCTTTCCTCAG GTCGGAAAATGTGTGGAGATTGGGTTGCCAATGCTAATCCTTGCGATTGTTGTGCAACAG TATGTGCCACATTACTTCAGGCATATGCATGACCGAACAAGTTTCTTGTTTGAGAGGTATTCGTTACTTCTCTGCATCAGCATTGTGTGGGCGTTTGCAGCTATCCTTACTGCTGCTGGTGCATACAACCGTGTTTCACTTAAGACACAGCAGCACTGCCGCACCGATAAGTCTTTCCTTATGTCATCTGCACCATG GATCAAAATTCCTTTCCCTTTTCAATGGGGTATGCCAATCTTCACTGCAGGTCATTCATTTGGAATGATGGGTGCTGTACTTGTTTCAGCTTTTGAG TCAACTGGTGCACACTTCGCAACTGCACGTCTAGCCGGCGCAACACCACCCCCAGCTCATGTTCTTAGTCGAAGTATTGGTTTGCAG GGCATTGGGCAGTTCCTGGAAGGAATGTTCGGCGCACCAGCTGGCTCATCAGTATCTGT TGAAAACATTGGGTTACTTGGATTAACAAAAGTTGGCAGTAGGAGAGTGATCCAGATATCAACTGGCTTTATGAtattcttctccatatttg GGAAATTTGGTGCCTTCTTTGCATCAATTCCATTGCCAATCTTTGCAGCAATTTACTGCATCTTATTTGGTATTGTAG CTGCTGTGGGAGTCTCGTTCGGGCAATTTCAAAATAATAACTCAATAAGGAACATCTATATCATTGGATTATCCTTGTTCCTTGGCATCTCGATCCCTCAATATTTCTCTGAGTATACCGCTTCTGCCGGCCGTGGACCTGCCCATACAAATGCAGGATGG TTCAATGACATCATAAACACAGTCTTTGGTTCTGGCCCAacggtggcgctgattgtcgcgtcTGGTCTGGACAACACATTGGAGGTCCGGGGCCATGAGGCCGACCGAGGGCTCTCATGGTTCATACCATTTCTCCGCCGACGGAAAGGGTACTCGGATCCTCGAAACGAGGAATTCTACAGCTACCCAATCAGGGTCCATGACTTCATCCCAAGCCGATTTCTCTGA